The window ttatttgcctttgttacagaaaaaaaaaattggtaccCAATTTTGTTAATTTTCAAGGAAAACtctaataacttttttatttttcaatatttttatttcaaattttcaggAGACATAGATAATGCATTTGGCAATACAATGAACAGTAAAGcttaattaaatacttttatgaaatacttttaaaaaattctgcacTTACATGTCTGAAGGAAAATAATCAAAAAATTCTGTGCCgaagctacaaaaatttgaataacttttttatttttcaatatttttatttcaaattttcaggAGACATAGATCATACATATAGCAACAAAATGAAtagtaaaaatttataaaatacttctaagaaatactttaaaaaaaactttgtacttaCATGTCGGAAGGAAAATAATCAAAAAATTGTACACTGAAGCTAAAAATGTTTcctagctatttttttttaattctcagaaataaatacatatattaacAAAAGGGTTTAAACAGactatttatatctataaaaaaaaacactattcttaagaaaaatctttttacaattattttctaaaatgctatcattgaaagaaaaaaaacacaacccaatcaataatttaaattgctatgatttaattaaaaatggttaatattgtaaaaataaaattaaacgaaaacaaaacaaaattaaaactaaaattaacatgaaacaaaataaaatagaaaacaaattcaAATACAACTATACAAAATGGAAATCTCCCATTACAACATCTGTAATTATTTGAGTTGTAGGGATGTCTGTCTGGCCTTCGCTGTCCCATACAATCCTGCAGCACTTCTTTTGCCCTTTCTTCACATATCTGACTATCTTTCCATCAAACACTTGATCTTTCCCATCAAAATCCCACACATGTCTGATAGACAGAGGAAGGCAGTCAAATCTTTCTGAAAGCAAGGAAGACAATATTAGCTTGGTCTCTGTGGAAAGAGCAACAAAAATATCATTTCCGAATCTTGCATCTTTCTCTAAACACCCCAAAACTTTTTTCTCAACCTTTTTCCTTTCTGTCTTATCCCTTTTCTGACCTATAACAATCTGTCTAGACATTATAGTCTTGCTCATAACTTGCACCCTCTCCTCTAAAACCTTTCTCTGCTTCCTAGCCTGCCTTACTGCAAATTTTATCAAGCTGCTCTGCTCCTTAACAGGTTTTGCCAGCAACCAGTCCATTGTTTTGTTGGCTTGGCACTTAACCTTGGCATCAACGAAACCAAAAGAAGCATTAGGGGCCCTGTGAAACTGACTGTCTACCATCCCCAGCACCCTCTCACTATGAATGTTATGTAAAGGGGCAAGCTTCTGTCGGGTTAGCCAGATCCCCTGTTAGATAGTCATCTAACTGCCTTTCTAGAaccttaacaaaacatgacgCTAAGACAGATACTGTCCTAAAGAACCGTTCTCCAGGCTGAAGCTCCACATTCCTTAGCACAACAAGCACATCATCAACAAGTAAAGGGTGTCCAAAAACATCAAACTCCAGGGTGAGGATCGAAGCAGGATTTAGTTGAAGCTCCTTCAATGTAGTGATGCTTCGTCTCACAAAAGGGGTCTGTAACACACAGAAAATTTGTCAAATTAATCTTATAattactaattttaaaaagcagctagaaatatgaaataaaaaaatctttaccaTTTCCAAATGGCTCAGTTCTCTCAAACCACTGGACTTGTAAAATAGTTTCATCCAAGGACCTGTCAAGAGCTTCCCAAAAAGACCTGGGGAAAAAATACTCTGTTATATTATATTGCatttatatgtataataaaaAGGTATGTGTAtatctgtgttgttgtttttttcattatatatttaattttataattacttAGCTTCAAAGAATGATAAACAAAAGTGTAACATTATACCTAAGACTCTTATCTGCACCATTACATCTGGGTTGGTCAAATCTTTCTCTATTGCCTCTCTTAGTTTCATAGACTTGCAGAACTTTTCTAAATAGACTGCCAAGGAATCTTTAATCTTGTAGATTATCCCAGCAAGCAGAAATAAAACGTGCAATCTATTTCCAACATATCGAAGAATGTACGTTTTTTTAAGACCTTCTCTCAGCAGATATGCCTTAAAGCCTTTGGGGTCTCTTGAGTTCTCCTTGTATCTGTGAACAATATTAAGTGCATgagtttaaaaattataaactgTGATTATATTAAAGGCTAGATGATTTCTTTTGATAAAAAGTAAATGGTCTACATAGGTACCTTAACTTTGACAGGGCATGAACAAGATTAGCTGCAGAGCCTTCATGTCCATACAATGAGGTACTGACACTCCAATCGACATCCAACTTTTTAAGCTCTTTCCGGGCTTCAGAAGCCATTCCATCTAAAGGGTGCAAGAAACATTTCAACTGCACTAGCTTCCTATCAACCATTTCTTCCAGCTTGTCAGACACACACTTATTCACCTTGGCTCTGTGAGTTAATGTTGCCTGCAAAGATTGGAATAAAGTGTACAGTACAACATGTTGCTGTATTCCATGGTAGGTAGAGTACTGACAACCAATATCATGTATGGCATTTAGGATGTGCTCTAGATAATCCTCTGTTGTTCCGCCAGGCATTCCAAAAGTTTGCAGAGTCAGGTTCTGATGCTTTGAGGAAATATGGCAGGAATTAATTTGCTGACCATCAAGTGGTGTCGAGTCCCATGAGAGTGTTAACTCATTTTCTTTAAACATTAGCTCACCAACTTGAAGGTCAGAAAGGATTCCTAGCTCTAATGCCATATTAGATATAGTCCCAGTACATGGTAGAGCTGTGAAAGAGATTCCTGTTAGTTCATGgacaataaatttaattaatgaacAAGTTTTCTCAAACGGAACCTGATGCAAAATACAGCTATATATACATTTCCTAGTGGAAGGGTCAAACATTTTAGGCTTTTTTAGGCACTCAACATCTTTTTCTACATGCTCTAGTCTGGTGGTATCCAACTCAAAATCTTTTCTTTGTTCCTCTAACTGTCTTAACTTAGCCACCATTCTGTTCACTTTATCCTTAACATTTTTCAACTCCTTCCTAAACAATACAAGTTTTTCTTTATAATAAGATTTATTTACAACAGATGTTTTAGGTTTAAACTTTTTTGCCACTCTTAGTTCTACTTTCAATCTTTGATTTTCTTGCCTCAATTTCCGTATCACCTCATTTTTCCTGTTTTTCATTCTATTTACAAGCTTAACTTTATAAAGTCCAGAAAGAGATTTGAAACTTACCCTCATCTTCTTCAACTTACTATCCAGTACATTATACTTATCTATCCATTCTTGCCTTTTTGTCACACATCGTTCACAATCGTTCCGTAGCTTCTGAACAGGAGTCGAGATCTCTTGAGCATGGTCTACATCTTCCAGCACATCTTCTGTTTCAGCCAAACTGGTTGAGGGCATCTGCTTCTTTCTTGATCTTGGCACTTGCACAGGACGTTCCAAAAGGTCTTGAATCCGCATCCAGTTGGAGCTCAATCACCTTTTCCAGGAATTTATCTGATTCATCATATACTTGAGATTCTGCAATACTGTCAGCTGCTTTGATGTGTAACTGCTATCCCTCTTCTGCAAAAGTTGATCAATCTGTGTAGCAGTTACTTTCAAATCAGACTCATTCCGTTGGTACAAAAAAAGGGCATACCCATTCCTGACAGTTCCCTTTTCAGCATCATTGGCAAAAGTAGAAATGAAGCTATCCAAATCAGGTGATGAAGTCATTTCCAAAGGCAAAGAGCTTAacaggatataaaaaaaatttcttgacTTAGTAAGAATCCGATTATTTAACTTATTTTATTATGacaaataatgttttataatatgaaatatctaaatctaaattttagACTCCTAGCTAAACTCTGGGTCTAATTCTAATCACTAATAAAAACTCTCTTTACTTTTACATTACACTTTATTCTCTTTAGCTTTAGGCTTAGGACACTTAAGTCTTAGGTTGAACAGGTCAACCGTCAGTCACCCCTCAGTGATTAGATTTTATTTAGttctaaagttgtttttttttagatctaagacTAGACACTGTAGACTTGAACAGACTTTAAAGGAGAGGCAAATTAGAAGGAAAATACTAATAGAACAGAGGAACAGTCAATCTGAGAATGTCTGAATAATGAATGAGACTACTCATTTCACACTCATGTCTACTGAGACGTCTGAGTCTGAGAAGACAAGATTTTAATTttcagaagtaaaaaaaagaaaaatctaggCCTGATTAGTCAAGCAAAGTAAACACTAAAATAGCCAAAATAACAGTAATTAtctttaaaagatttaaaatagatctatatagatctgtgTTTAATTTTCAAGATTATGAAGATGTCTgagaatgttatttaaaacaaaaaaatcgaattattttcattaaaaaccgATTTTATTACTGTTTCCGGTTAGCTCAAAAATAGTAATGGCTACTTTCGTTTTGATAGCGATTTTGGCATTCATACCACAAGAGTGCCGGTAGAAAATGCATATTATTCTAAATTGATTAGTGTGTAGCTATGGATGCTTCAAATTACTAAGAAGTATGATTACGCGCTCTTGGCAAGATGGCTGCTCCCTGTTTACTGTAATCAGAGATgagttaaattttttgttttgttgtattaaatcaaaccaaattcattaaaaaagctatttaactaataaactaatatctttaaattatatatttaacttaattcagcattttttccactaattaattcaaattaacaattcttagcttaggactattttgtctcactaatccttataatttattagatctagatctagtctatatttattattatatccttagattttagatctagtctgtctagtgttagacttagactttaattaaggctttagatctactaatcatctactaatactactaataataactaatagtaatattctatgtAGTTAGTTATgcacgtaaatatattgatctagaatctagatctagtctaggtccacattttgaatttaataaaccatttgatttgatttaattgtcattgtaaactagctttcactttagatttagacttaacttaggcattgtaaaccttaaactagatttagactagactcctttaaaaactaaaatcaagaacagtcatgaaattgctctggctatttatcctaataatcacTAAATGtacactagctgaacacagaactagatctacctttgtcaacactaaacttaaaaaggaaacaacagtcataatcaatcatcacactttagaacaatgcaacttcaaaaataacctaacatacacatctataacattaaagaagattacccatcacaaatggaagttctcaatcagacacagcagaaataaatacctatcactgttaatattaatagcaggagatgtagagtcaaatccagggcctagatctaaagatagatgcaacatctgcaaaaaaatatgcaccctgaaacagaaagccattcaatgtgacacctgcgatgaatggtaccatgcatcatgtctccatatgaatacacctgtgtattatgccttaggcaacaaagacgcatcatggcactgtgtaccgtgtgggttacctcagtttacatcaggactgtttgattcctttgatgcggacacttctaacccatacaacatcctaaacaccatcccgaaccaaactcaccaaccactagccagatccactcctgttaaacctaaatctactaaaattaatacaacagcctcactaaacaaacctactaaagaagtaataccaaaataccttaaaaccttagttataaattttcaaagcattaggaacaaaacagcagacttagaaattttattagaatgtgagaaaccagacataattgcaggaacagaaacttggctgcatcctgaaatttataatgcagaaattttcaatagtaattatgaaatttttagaaaagatagggctgataaccatggaggagttcttttagcaataaaaaacactcttatagcagaagaaattaccttacctaactcaaaaaatgtagaatcaacattttctaaaattaataccacctcaacatccctaataataggcagcatttacagaccaccaaattctagtttagaatacatgcaggaactatgtaatcagattactacacttaaagagacaaataaaaatgcagttttttggattatgggtgatttcaacctacctgatataaattggaaaacactaaccatagataaacaccaaaaccttaaggacataaatgagcttttcatagaaactttacacaacctaagtttagatcaaatcattaaaaagccaactagattaaacaacacattagatctcttcttaaccaacagacctggattagtagttgattatgaaattatccctggtctatcagaccatgagatcataaaaatacacagtcagataaaagcagtagccaatagaaaacccaaaagaaaaatcttactctggaataaatgtaacctaacacaactacaccaagctgcactaaactttcaacaaacattcttattagaaaaagacattaaccaaccagtcgatgacctctggaatttcattaaaaaccatcttaaaagcattatagaaaatcatataccaactaaatacacatcaaacaaaataaataaatgctggtttaataatagactaaagaagctttgtaaacagaaggaaaacctctatagaaaatttaaagaaactaatgcagaaagagtttacaaaaagtatataaaaattaaacacttaacccaaaaagtaagcagacagctgcagagtgaatacataaacaatgtaatatctaaagataacaacaaaaacctatggtcatacattaagtctaagaaaatggaaacaacaggcgtagcgccattaaaagatgaacataacataatacataatgataatgaaactaaagctaacattctaaacaaatactttgcatcagcattctcagccccaggagacaaagatatattactgaatttgaaccaagtagacaacatagaagatatagtagtacaagaaaatggaattcaaaaactattagccaacaccaaaccaaataaagcttctggacctgatggtattccagctagattactcaaagaactaagtaatgagctagccccagtgttcaaaatactctttcaggcttcacttaaccagggcagagtaccaaaggactggaaagaagctaatgtcacccccctatttaaaaaaggagaaaaatctgacccagggaactacagaccagtatcacttaccagcatcacatgtaaaatcctagaacacataatatgtagcaacatcataaaccacttagacaaacataatgtcctcacaccataccaacatggctttaggaaatatagatcatgtgaaacacaactaataggactaattgatgatttttcaaaaggtttagataatagtgaacaaatagatgctatcttactagatttttctaaggcttttgacaaagttcaccaccatagtttgcttaaaaaattaaaatatttcggcattaatggtcca of the Biomphalaria glabrata chromosome 11, xgBioGlab47.1, whole genome shotgun sequence genome contains:
- the LOC106069645 gene encoding uncharacterized protein LOC106069645: MRIQDLLERPVQVPRSRKKQMPSTSLAETEDVLEDVDHAQEISTPVQKLRNDCERCVTKRQEWIDKYNVLDSKLKKMRVSFKSLSGLYKVKLVNRMKNRKNEVIRKLRQENQRLKVELRVAKKFKPKTSVVNKSYYKEKLVLFRKELKNVKDKVNRMVAKLRQLEEQRKDFELDTTRLEHVEKDVECLKKPKMFDPSTRKCIYSCILHQVPFEKTCSLIKFIVHELTGISFTALPCTGTISNMALELGILSDLQVGELMFKENELTLSWDSTPLDGQQINSCHISSKHQNLTLQTFGMPGGTTEDYLEHILNAIHDIGCQYSTYHGIQQHVVLYTLFQSLQATLTHRAKVNKCVSDKLEEMVDRKLVQLKCFLHPLDGMASEARKELKKLDVDWSVSTSLYGHEGSAANLVHALSKLRYKENSRDPKGFKAYLLREGLKKTYILRYVGNRLHVLFLLAGIIYKIKDSLAVYLEKFCKSMKLREAIEKDLTNPDVMVQIRVLGLFGKLLTGPWMKLFYKSSGLRELSHLEMTPFVRRSITTLKELQLNPASILTLEFDVFGHPLLVDDVLVVLRNVELQPGERFFRTVSVLASCFVKVLERQLDDYLTGDLANPTEACPFT